In one window of Pseudomonadota bacterium DNA:
- a CDS encoding tetratricopeptide repeat protein → MKKKTNKDNSIAWLKQGTEYQGIGDLEGAIDAYTKAIRFDSAQAGLYVLRAYVYVNTGRNEQAMRDVNKAIMLDPKMPEPYFIRATLKADDKKYDEAISDLSKALKLDPGYAEVYCVRAAIYELKGEGTLAMMDYQMAAKLGNKKTQEFLKSEGIGWSTGGTESGSASKN, encoded by the coding sequence ATGAAAAAGAAAACCAACAAAGATAATTCTATTGCATGGCTCAAGCAGGGAACAGAATATCAGGGAATTGGCGATCTGGAAGGTGCAATTGATGCATATACTAAGGCGATACGGTTTGACTCTGCTCAGGCAGGCCTCTACGTCCTGAGGGCCTACGTTTACGTAAATACAGGTCGCAACGAACAGGCAATGAGAGACGTTAACAAAGCTATCATGCTGGACCCGAAAATGCCGGAGCCATATTTTATTCGCGCAACTCTAAAAGCAGATGATAAGAAATATGATGAGGCCATTTCAGACCTTAGCAAAGCCCTGAAGCTTGACCCGGGATATGCAGAAGTCTACTGTGTGAGGGCAGCGATATATGAACTGAAAGGGGAAGGAACGCTTGCCATGATGGATTATCAGATGGCTGCCAAGCTGGGGAATAAGAAGACACAGGAGTTTCTAAAAAGTGAAGGAATCGGGTGGTCGACAGGCGGCACTGAGAGCGGTTCTGCAAGCAAGAACTGA